The genomic window CTTGAAGGTTTGGAACTCCTTGTTGAAACGTTTACGATTGTGAACAATAGAATGCATCTCAACCCCTTTCAGGGAATCGGAACGCTCTAAGTTATCTAACATAGTGGCAAGACGAGCGGTACTGTCACTGATCCCCGCCATCTCAATCTCCTGACCATTCATTTTGATCTTGTCGACATAAACGCCTTCAGGGATCAGCTCTGGCATCAAGTTCATAAAATCGGTGGTTTTATTACGGCCGCGCTGTAAAGATTCCACCACATCGAGTCGAGTCAGAATGGTTTTATGTTCTTGCTCCGCGACTTTTAACAACTGAATTTGTCGTTCGAGATCCGCAATGTATTGACTGAGATAACTAAGGCGATGTTGCTGCTGTACTTGCTGGTGATGAAAATAGCGTCCCACCGCCCATTGCCCAACAAAAGCGATGATCGCCCCAAGAATCAGCAAATGAATAAAACGTCTTTTATGCTGAACACGAATCTCATCGCGCCAAGGTAATAGGTTAATTTGATGCAACATACCTTTCTCCTTGCCACTTAAGACCAGTCAAAGCCATCCCTGCCGCAATACCAAACCGTTTCCAATCCAGCTCCGGCTGACGTTTCTTGATCACTTTATTCTCAAACAGAGATAAAAGATTCAACGACTCACAACTCAACTGAAAGTGACGCTCTAGCGCTTCAGTTACCATAGGAATACTGGCTCCTTCGCCCATGAGCCAAATGCCTGAGATAGGCTCAACGCCATTGACGGAAGAGTAGAGCTGCAACTGACGTTTGAGCTTTTCGATCAAATTGACCATAAACCGATGTGTATCCTCAACCGTCCCAAATGTCCCCTCGATCTCACTCGGGGTCTCTGAGCCGTAAAGATCTTGAGTACCAAAAGCAATGTCTTTATAAAACGGGACTGCGCCTTGTGGAATCATGCCTAACGAGGTTTGTTCAACCCCTAAGTCCACCAGCAACCAGTTCTTTTTTTCGGGATGCGTACGCGAAGCCAGCTGCCAGATATTAAGCAATCCATGTGCCTGTGTATCGACCACCACAGGCTTAAATCCTGCTTTGGTTAGAGCATCGGATCGGCTATCAACCACCTCTTTGCGAGTTGCGTAAACTTGGTAACTCGTTGTCGATCTTTGATTAAATCGTTTGTCTTCGAGCTTCACAAAATCTAAACTCAGATCCTCAATAGGAAAGGGAGACTGGTGAGCAAAGGTTTGATAGATCGAAAACTCCTTTTCTCGGTCGTCTAACTCACTCTCTATTTGCAGTACTTTGCTGATCACAGTGTTATCCGGTACAGAAATAGCGACATTGCGGCTACCAAAAGGCAACCCTTTCCTAAGTTCTTTGAGTTTCTTAACAGTTTTCTGATACTCCAGAGTATGGTTGGCTGTAAAAATGTCGTCTAAAATCGGCAGCTCTTTGTATCCCACTAAGGCATACAATTCCCCAACGGGTTTTAGAACCACGGCTTTGATGCTGTGTTGATTTATATCTATACCTGTAATTGATGATGAACCCATTTGACCTAGCTCCTGAAGTGCCAAGCATTTCGTTGATTATCTAGGGGTTGTGATTATTAATTAAATAAGCGTTAATAAACGAAAGCTAAGTTTTTAACCTAGAGTACAAGGGTTTGCTGCCTATCAGCCTCAACTAATCAGGGATTATCCGGTGAAGTTCATAAAGCGATTATTCATATTTACATTGGTTTGCATGATTCTTGGAGTCAGTACAATTTTCGGGGTTTATTATTACTTAAAACCAGAATTGCCTGATGTGGCCACTCTGCGCAATGTAGAACTCCAAACTCCAATGCAAATCTTCAGTCAAGACGGCAAATTGATCTCTCAATTTGGTGAAAAACGCCGTATCCCAGTCACTTATGACGAGATTCCACCTCACTTAGTTGAGGCTTTGATCGCCACCGAAGACAGCCGTTTTTATGAGCACCATGGTATCGATCCTATCGGCATCGCTCGTGCAGCATTTGTGGTGGCAATATCCGGCTCAGCGAAACAAGGGGCGAGTACCATTACTCAACAGCTTGCGCGTAACTTCTTCTTATCTAATGAGAAAAAGATCATGCGAAAAGTCAAAGAGATATTTATTGCCATCCACATTGAGCAGTTGCTAAGTAAAGAAGAGATCATGGAACTGTACGTGAACAAGATTTTCCTTGGTCACCGTTCTTATGGTTTTGGCGCAGCTGCGCGCGTTTATTTTGGCAAAGATCTTTCAGAGCTGACACTCAGTGAAATCGCGACGCTCGCTGGCATGCCAAAAGCCCCCTCCACGATGAATCCGATTTACTCGATTGAGCGCGCGACTCACCGTCGTAACGTCGTATTAGGTCGTATGTTGGAGGAGCAATACATCACTCAGGCAGAGTACGATGAGGCTCGTAATGAAACACTAGTCTCGAAATACCACGGTGCAGAGATTGAACTCAGTGCTCCGTATGTTGCTGAAGTAGCACGTGCTTGGATGGTCGAACACTACGGTGAGGCCGCTTATACATCGGGCATGAAGGTCTACACGACCGTTAATTCAAAACTGCAAAAAGCAGCAAACCAAGCAGCGATCAAGAACCTACTTGGCTACGATGAGCGTCATGGCTACCGCGGTGCAGAAAAAGTATTGTGGCAAACCGAGCAATCGACTTGGGATCATGAAAAAATTGTTAAACACCTTAAATCTCAACCTACCTACGGTGACTTAATCCCTGCCGTTGTGACAGCCGTTGGTGCAAAAAGCGCACAAGTTTGGGTTAAGAACCAAGGTGAAGGCACTATCGAATGGCAAGGCATGAACTGGGCACGTAAATTCCTTACCGATGATCGCCAAGGTCCAGCGCCTTCTCAAGCGAAAGAGATTCTAGCTGTTGGTGAACAAATCTGGGTTCGCCATGAAGCCGTTACCGGTGATGAGGTCTCTGAAGAGCCAACTGAAGCGTCAACGACGGCAGAATCAGAAACACCGGTTGTATGGCGACTCAGCCAAGTACCGAATGCGAACACCGCATTTGTTGCAATGAACCCGAACAACGGCGCGGTATTGTCGATGGTGGGTGGCTTTAACTTTGTTCACAACAAATTTAACCGTGCGACGCAATCTCTTCGTCAGGTCGGTTCTGGTATTAAACCGTTTATTTACTCAGCCGCGATCAACAAAGGCCTAACGTTGGCATCATTGATCAACGATGCGCCAATCAACCAATGGGATAAGAGCCAAGGTACAGCGTGGCGACCAAAGAACTCGCCACCAACCTACGTGGGTCCAACTCGTTTACGTATTGGCTTAGCTCAATCTAAAAACGTAATGGCGGTTCGAGTGTTACGTGAAGTGGGCTTGGATGATACTCGTAATTACCTCACTCGCTTCGGTTTTGATATTGATGATGTACCTCGCTCTGAAACGATTGCTCTGGGTGCTGGCAGCTTAACACCGATAAAAGTGGCGCAAGGTTATTCCGTATTCGCCAATGGCGGTTACTATGTAGAACCTTTCTATATCAGTCGTGTTGAAACGCCATTTGGAGAAACGGAATACAAAGCAACACCGAAAGTCGTGTGCAAGAAAGATTGCAAACAGACCGTTACCACAAACTCAAAGGCAGATGAATTTTCTGAACAAGATGTGGATACTCAAGTGCAATACGCACCTCAAGTGATCTCTGAACAGAATGCATTCCTTGTGCGTGAAATGATGTACAGCAACATCTGGGGCGGCGGTAATTGGAGAGCAGGAACAGGCTGGAACGGTACGGGATGGCGTGCTCAAGCGTTGAAGCGTCGTGACATTGGTGGCAAAACCGGTACCACTAATGACTCGAAAGATACTTGGTACAACGGCTATGGCCCTGGCATTGTTGCAACCGTATGGGTCGGTTTTGATAACCACAACCGAAACCTAGGTAGAACCAAAGCCAACTCCAATCTTGGTAAGAACCAAATTACAGGTGCTGAAGCTGGTGCAAAAACAGCAGAACCCGCATGGATTGATTTTATGGCGACTGCCGTTGCGGGAGTGCCTGCTAAGCATAAAACACTTCCGGATAACATCATCCGAGTTCGTATAGACCGTGAAACCGGCTTGCTAACGAATAAGTTCGATAGCTCATCAAGATTCGAGTACTTCGAAAAAGGCACAGAACCAACCGAGTACGTCACTGAACGTTTCTCTAATGATATCTATTCCACCTCATCTGGCGAAACGGTAGAAGAACTCTTCTAGTTGAC from Vibrio artabrorum includes these protein-coding regions:
- a CDS encoding PilN domain-containing protein, which produces MLHQINLLPWRDEIRVQHKRRFIHLLILGAIIAFVGQWAVGRYFHHQQVQQQHRLSYLSQYIADLERQIQLLKVAEQEHKTILTRLDVVESLQRGRNKTTDFMNLMPELIPEGVYVDKIKMNGQEIEMAGISDSTARLATMLDNLERSDSLKGVEMHSIVHNRKRFNKEFQTFKVSFVFSPMSLENTAANLEEKGANHG
- the pilM gene encoding type IV pilus assembly protein PilM, whose product is MGSSSITGIDINQHSIKAVVLKPVGELYALVGYKELPILDDIFTANHTLEYQKTVKKLKELRKGLPFGSRNVAISVPDNTVISKVLQIESELDDREKEFSIYQTFAHQSPFPIEDLSLDFVKLEDKRFNQRSTTSYQVYATRKEVVDSRSDALTKAGFKPVVVDTQAHGLLNIWQLASRTHPEKKNWLLVDLGVEQTSLGMIPQGAVPFYKDIAFGTQDLYGSETPSEIEGTFGTVEDTHRFMVNLIEKLKRQLQLYSSVNGVEPISGIWLMGEGASIPMVTEALERHFQLSCESLNLLSLFENKVIKKRQPELDWKRFGIAAGMALTGLKWQGERYVASN
- a CDS encoding penicillin-binding protein 1A; this encodes MKFIKRLFIFTLVCMILGVSTIFGVYYYLKPELPDVATLRNVELQTPMQIFSQDGKLISQFGEKRRIPVTYDEIPPHLVEALIATEDSRFYEHHGIDPIGIARAAFVVAISGSAKQGASTITQQLARNFFLSNEKKIMRKVKEIFIAIHIEQLLSKEEIMELYVNKIFLGHRSYGFGAAARVYFGKDLSELTLSEIATLAGMPKAPSTMNPIYSIERATHRRNVVLGRMLEEQYITQAEYDEARNETLVSKYHGAEIELSAPYVAEVARAWMVEHYGEAAYTSGMKVYTTVNSKLQKAANQAAIKNLLGYDERHGYRGAEKVLWQTEQSTWDHEKIVKHLKSQPTYGDLIPAVVTAVGAKSAQVWVKNQGEGTIEWQGMNWARKFLTDDRQGPAPSQAKEILAVGEQIWVRHEAVTGDEVSEEPTEASTTAESETPVVWRLSQVPNANTAFVAMNPNNGAVLSMVGGFNFVHNKFNRATQSLRQVGSGIKPFIYSAAINKGLTLASLINDAPINQWDKSQGTAWRPKNSPPTYVGPTRLRIGLAQSKNVMAVRVLREVGLDDTRNYLTRFGFDIDDVPRSETIALGAGSLTPIKVAQGYSVFANGGYYVEPFYISRVETPFGETEYKATPKVVCKKDCKQTVTTNSKADEFSEQDVDTQVQYAPQVISEQNAFLVREMMYSNIWGGGNWRAGTGWNGTGWRAQALKRRDIGGKTGTTNDSKDTWYNGYGPGIVATVWVGFDNHNRNLGRTKANSNLGKNQITGAEAGAKTAEPAWIDFMATAVAGVPAKHKTLPDNIIRVRIDRETGLLTNKFDSSSRFEYFEKGTEPTEYVTERFSNDIYSTSSGETVEELF